A stretch of Malus sylvestris chromosome 11, drMalSylv7.2, whole genome shotgun sequence DNA encodes these proteins:
- the LOC126590897 gene encoding protein translation factor SUI1 homolog, translated as MVELDVQIPTAFDPFSEAKDADAPGAKEYVHIRVQQRNGKKCLTTVQGLKKDFSYGKILKDLKKEFCCNGNVVQDKELGKIIQLQGDQRKNVLQFLVQAKIVKKDQIKIHGF; from the coding sequence ATGGTTGAATTAGACGTTCAGATCCCAACAGCTTTTGACCCCTTCTCCGAAGCCAAAGACGCGGATGCCCCCGGAGCCAAGGAGTATGTGCATATCAGGGTGCAGCAGAGAAATGGAAAGAAGTGCCTGACGACAGTTCAAGGGCTGAAGAAAGACTTCAGCTACGGCAAGATCCTCAAGGACCTCAAAAAAGAGTTCTGCTGCAACGGCAATGTGGTTCAGGACAAAGAGCTAGGCAAGATAATTCAGCTCCAAGGCGATCAACGCAAGAACGTGCTGCAGTTTCTCGTTCAGGCCAAGATTGTTAAGAAGGATCAGATCAAGATTCATGGTTTCTGA